Proteins co-encoded in one Meiothermus sp. genomic window:
- a CDS encoding pitrilysin family protein, translating into MTLTRPTLTFRQTTLENGLTVIAEINPEAKSVALGYFCKTGSRDETPEISGVSHFLEHMLFKGTERRDALQVNLEFDQMGAQYNAYTSEENTVYYGAVLPEFAPRLLELWSDLMRPALRQEDFDTEKQVILEEIALYEDRPNVMLFDWGRARYFAGHPLGNSVLGTTQSITALTREQMVQYQARRYAPSNLVLALAGRVDWERTLEQVTALTASWPKGRAERAYPALNPAVGELREPYPKATQTYLAVFAPGVSAQDPRRYAASILANILGEEGNSRLHWALTDKGLVESVGAGVDEADQAGMFYIYAQTDPANEERVKAVLREELTRLERQGVRPEELERAKNKLATALVFAGETPMQRLMSVGLQYLYNQSYEPLSEVARKVEAVTLDDVNGLLETQPFSRSFFYSLVPAD; encoded by the coding sequence ATGACCCTGACCCGACCGACCCTGACCTTCCGACAAACCACCCTCGAGAACGGACTCACCGTCATCGCCGAGATCAACCCCGAGGCCAAGAGCGTAGCCCTGGGTTACTTCTGCAAGACCGGCAGCCGCGACGAGACCCCAGAAATCTCGGGCGTTTCGCACTTTCTGGAGCACATGCTGTTCAAAGGTACTGAGCGGCGCGACGCCCTGCAGGTCAACCTTGAGTTCGACCAGATGGGGGCTCAGTACAACGCCTACACCTCGGAGGAGAACACCGTCTACTACGGGGCGGTGCTGCCCGAGTTCGCCCCCCGGCTCTTGGAGCTGTGGAGCGACCTGATGCGCCCGGCCCTGCGCCAGGAGGACTTCGACACCGAGAAGCAGGTCATCCTCGAGGAAATTGCCCTCTACGAAGACCGCCCCAACGTGATGCTCTTCGACTGGGGGCGGGCCCGCTATTTTGCCGGGCATCCGCTGGGGAATAGCGTGCTGGGCACCACCCAGTCCATTACCGCCCTGACCCGCGAACAGATGGTCCAGTACCAGGCCCGGCGCTACGCCCCCTCCAACCTGGTGCTGGCCCTGGCGGGCCGGGTGGACTGGGAGCGCACCCTCGAGCAGGTGACCGCACTCACCGCTTCCTGGCCGAAGGGCCGCGCCGAGAGGGCCTACCCTGCACTGAACCCGGCGGTGGGCGAGCTGCGCGAACCCTACCCCAAGGCCACCCAGACCTACCTGGCCGTTTTTGCACCAGGGGTCTCGGCCCAGGATCCGCGCCGCTACGCGGCCAGCATTCTGGCCAACATCCTGGGGGAGGAGGGCAACAGCCGCCTGCACTGGGCCCTCACCGATAAAGGGCTGGTGGAGTCGGTGGGGGCCGGGGTCGACGAGGCCGACCAGGCCGGTATGTTTTACATCTACGCCCAGACCGACCCCGCCAATGAGGAGCGGGTCAAGGCCGTGCTGCGCGAGGAGCTAACCCGCCTCGAGCGCCAGGGGGTGCGCCCGGAGGAGCTCGAGCGGGCCAAAAACAAACTGGCCACCGCCTTGGTGTTTGCTGGCGAAACCCCCATGCAGCGCCTGATGAGCGTGGGCCTCCAGTACCTCTACAACCAGAGCTACGAGCCCCTGAGCGAGGTGGCTCGCAAGGTGGAGGCTGTTACGCTGGACGATGTGAACGGCTTGCTCGAGACCCAGCCCTTCAGCCGGAGCTTCTTCTACAGCCTGGTGCCTGCAGACTAA
- a CDS encoding CAP domain-containing protein: protein MKPWMLVCLLSLAACTSPTAPPSTESPDPPSESLPACSTVRFDAEGADLNSVVFTQALNQVRATPCRCANQAYATPVAAVAWNVKLEAAALAHSQDMQRNNFFSHTGSDGSNPGQRITRAGYSAASWGENIAAGYPDMSTAIRGWLESKSGHCEAIKSASFSEIGAALVQGDASNTYRTYWTLVLARPR from the coding sequence GTGAAGCCTTGGATGCTGGTTTGTCTGCTAAGTCTGGCGGCCTGCACTTCCCCTACCGCCCCACCATCAACAGAGAGTCCCGATCCGCCTTCGGAGAGCCTACCTGCCTGCAGCACAGTTCGCTTCGATGCCGAGGGTGCAGACCTGAACAGTGTGGTGTTTACCCAGGCCCTCAACCAGGTGCGGGCCACCCCCTGCCGCTGCGCCAACCAGGCCTATGCCACCCCGGTGGCCGCAGTAGCCTGGAACGTCAAGCTCGAGGCCGCCGCCCTGGCCCACAGCCAGGACATGCAGCGCAACAATTTTTTCTCGCACACTGGCTCCGACGGTAGCAACCCCGGCCAGCGCATTACGCGGGCCGGCTACAGCGCCGCCAGTTGGGGAGAGAACATCGCCGCCGGCTACCCCGACATGAGCACGGCAATCCGGGGCTGGCTGGAAAGCAAAAGCGGGCATTGCGAGGCCATTAAGAGCGCCAGCTTCAGCGAGATTGGGGCAGCCCTGGTGCAGGGCGATGCCTCCAACACCTACCGCACCTACTGGACGCTGGTTTTGGCCCGACCCCGTTAG
- a CDS encoding CAP domain-containing protein, translated as MWVWFLGLLLCGGALAQTALELEVLQRTNQVRQERGLRPLQWDALAYKAALGHAQDMQERNFFAHQNPDGLGAAERMRAVGVLEVMVGENLASFEGYPDPEIPQRALVGWMNSPGHRANLLKPEFTHLGVALVRQGRRVMVVQNFIGRPFDPQVRLTPAQAERTVLVLSGSAPGTVGVFVGNNLYARLTPPIQARLELPPNPEVSFALFDGQTWWATQNGQRGLRLEQTLERSTVPGQRVALQLPAGSFTLAVGAQPRFWQNLSGPVRLELTLPSTLEALWLGLRQGNRISYSHRIPLKP; from the coding sequence GTGTGGGTGTGGTTTTTGGGGTTGTTGCTTTGCGGTGGGGCGCTGGCCCAGACTGCCCTGGAGCTGGAGGTGCTTCAGCGCACCAACCAGGTGCGCCAGGAGCGCGGCCTGCGGCCCTTGCAGTGGGACGCGCTGGCCTACAAGGCGGCGCTGGGGCACGCCCAGGATATGCAGGAGCGCAACTTCTTTGCCCACCAGAACCCGGATGGCCTGGGGGCCGCCGAGCGGATGCGGGCCGTAGGGGTGCTCGAGGTGATGGTGGGGGAGAACCTGGCTAGCTTTGAGGGCTACCCCGACCCCGAGATACCCCAGCGGGCGCTTGTGGGCTGGATGAACAGCCCCGGCCACCGGGCCAACCTGCTCAAGCCGGAGTTCACCCACCTGGGGGTGGCCCTGGTGCGCCAGGGCCGCCGGGTGATGGTGGTGCAGAACTTCATCGGGCGGCCCTTCGACCCCCAGGTGCGCCTGACCCCAGCCCAGGCCGAGCGCACGGTGCTGGTTCTTTCGGGGAGCGCCCCCGGTACGGTGGGGGTGTTTGTGGGCAACAACCTTTACGCCCGGCTCACCCCCCCCATCCAGGCCCGCCTCGAGCTGCCCCCCAACCCCGAGGTGAGCTTTGCGCTCTTCGACGGACAGACCTGGTGGGCCACCCAGAACGGTCAGCGCGGCCTGCGCCTCGAACAGACCCTCGAGCGAAGCACTGTACCCGGCCAGCGCGTAGCCCTCCAGCTCCCGGCGGGCAGCTTCACCCTGGCGGTGGGCGCACAACCGCGCTTCTGGCAGAACCTCTCGGGGCCGGTGCGCCTCGAGCTTACCCTCCCCAGCACCCTCGAAGCGCTATGGCTGGGCCTGCGCCAGGGCAACCGCATCAGCTACAGCCACCGGATTCCCCTGAAGCCTTAG
- a CDS encoding DMT family transporter: MEARVLLAIALTILPWASAFAGIRAGLQDYSPAHLTLLRFLVASAVMLVYALLVRMPLPERRDWPAIFGLGFLGITVYHTALNFGQVTVKAGPAALLIAVGPVFVALMSYFFLRERLSAWGWLGIAVAFTGVALIAVGNHPGSFQLEPGALLIVLSAFVTSVYFVFQRRLARKYNPLNFTAYTIWAGTLPLLVFWPGLFSEVQAASPQATWSVIYLGVLPGGLSYLTWNYALSRAPASQVTSFLYVSPVLATLIAYLWLGEVPGLLALVGGGIALVGVIVVNTLGRVTRDA, encoded by the coding sequence GTGGAAGCTCGAGTTCTCCTTGCCATTGCCCTCACCATCCTGCCCTGGGCCTCGGCCTTTGCCGGGATACGGGCGGGCCTGCAGGACTACAGCCCCGCGCACCTTACCTTGCTGCGCTTTCTGGTGGCCTCGGCGGTGATGTTGGTTTATGCCCTGCTGGTGCGGATGCCGCTGCCCGAGCGGCGCGACTGGCCGGCCATCTTCGGGCTGGGGTTTCTGGGCATTACCGTCTACCACACCGCCCTCAATTTTGGGCAGGTCACGGTGAAAGCTGGCCCGGCGGCCCTCCTGATTGCGGTGGGGCCGGTGTTTGTGGCCCTGATGTCCTATTTTTTCCTGCGGGAGCGGCTCTCGGCCTGGGGCTGGCTGGGCATTGCGGTGGCATTTACCGGGGTGGCCCTGATTGCGGTGGGGAACCATCCGGGTAGTTTTCAGCTCGAGCCCGGCGCTTTGCTGATTGTGCTCTCGGCCTTCGTGACCTCGGTGTATTTTGTGTTCCAGCGGCGCCTGGCGCGTAAGTACAACCCCCTCAACTTCACGGCCTACACCATCTGGGCCGGTACGCTGCCCCTGCTGGTCTTCTGGCCGGGGCTCTTCTCCGAGGTGCAGGCGGCCTCGCCGCAGGCCACCTGGAGCGTGATCTACCTGGGGGTGCTGCCCGGCGGCCTTTCGTACCTGACCTGGAACTACGCCCTGAGCCGCGCCCCGGCCTCGCAGGTGACCAGTTTTCTGTATGTCTCCCCGGTACTAGCTACCCTGATTGCCTACCTCTGGCTGGGGGAAGTGCCCGGCCTGCTGGCTTTGGTGGGCGGGGGCATCGCGCTGGTGGGGGTGATCGTCGTGAATACGCTGGGGAGGGTGACCAGGGATGCTTAG